The following are encoded in a window of Manihot esculenta cultivar AM560-2 chromosome 8, M.esculenta_v8, whole genome shotgun sequence genomic DNA:
- the LOC110620637 gene encoding wall-associated receptor kinase-like 20: MIAKPLLFLSYVCYLLFFSHYCYPQKTCPSCGSIEVPYPLSTHPNCGDPNYHLRCDPNSQKLYFDAMNGSSYLVLRIMASFQRMIVQPSPWVSGSCVTQDMLVSEGLRLNQTLPFNVTSSNTIFLFNCSPRLFVSPLNCTPSSLCHSYLESSGHVEKNRSLQCASSVNPCCTFIAGGIPSAYKIRLHSSGCKAFRSILNLDPERPASQWEEGLEIQWASPAEPICKTQLDCSGASRCLSSGTNSLFRCLCNRGYHWDHDHGSCQKMRSSRKASLSLKVSIGVVSFFSVAAVMGVIFLRKSPRFAQAKLAKEREDMLKSSNGGQTARMFQLKDIKKATNSFSKDRILGSGGFGEVYKGELQDGTVVAIKLAKVGNVKSTQQVLNEVGILSQVNHKNLVRLLGCCVEGEQPLMVYEYISNGALHDLLHGNSSTFLNWRTRLRIALQTAEGLAYLHSGVCTPIYHRDVKSTNILLDDEFNAKVSDFGLSRLARPGLSHVSTCAQGTLGYLDPEYYRNYQLNDKSDVYSYGVVLLELLTSQKAIDFSRDQDNVNLAIYVSQQAKNGAIMEVTDHRLLGEHPSENILTSIKLFSELAFACLCERKADRPCMKEVVQQLECIVEIVNQEKGLEDAL, from the coding sequence ATGATTGCAAAGCCACTTCTCTTTCTTAGCTATGTTTGTTATCTTCTCTTCTTCAGCCATTACTGTTATCCCCAGAAAACTTGCCCAAGCTGTGGCTCCATAGAAGTTCCATATCCTCTGAGCACACACCCTAATTGTGGTGACCCAAACTATCACCTTCGTTGTGATCCCAATTCTCAGAAACTTTATTTTGACGCCATGAATGGAAGTTCTTACCTTGTACTCAGAATCATGGCCTCGTTTCAGCGGATGATTGTGCAGCCATCACCATGGGTGTCAGGCTCATGTGTTACTCAAGACATGTTGGTGAGTGAGGGGCTTCGGTTGAACCAGACACTCCCTTTTAATGTCACTTCATCAAACACAATCTTCCTCTTCAACTGTTCACCTCGGCTCTTTGTCTCTCCTCTCAATTGCACTCCTTCGAGTCTTTGTCATAGTTACTTAGAAAGCTCTGGACATGTTGAGAAAAATCGATCTCTTCAGTGTGCCAGCAGTGTCAACCCTTGCTGCACCTTCATCGCCGGTGGAATTCCGTCAGCTTACAAGATAAGGCTTCATAGTTCAGGCTGTAAAGCGTTCAGAAGTATCCTTAATTTGGATCCTGAAAGGCCTGCAAGTCAATGGGAAGAGGGACTTGAAATTCAATGGGCTTCTCCCGCTGAACCAATTTGTAAAACGCAGCTCGATTGCTCTGGAGCTTCTAGGTGTTTATCTTCTGGTACAAACAGCCTCTTTCGTTGTCTCTGCAATAGGGGCTATCACTGGGATCATGATCATGGTAGCTGCCAAAAAATGAGAAGCAGCAGGAAGGCGAGCCTCAGTTTAAAAGTCTCAATAGGAGTAGTCTCCTTTTTTTCGGTAGCTGCAGTGATGGGTGTAATCTTTTTACGCAAGTCCCCACGTTTTGCTCAAGCAAAGCTCGCAAAAGAGAGAGAAGACATGTTGAAATCAAGCAATGGTGGGCAAACTGCAAGGATGTTTCAGCTGAAAGACATAAAGAAAGCAACAAACAGTTTTTCTAAAGACAGGATTTTGGGAAGTGGAGGCTTCGGAGAAGTCTACAAAGGTGAGCTTCAAGATGGAACTGTGGTGGCTATTAAGTTAGCTAAAGTTGGCAATGTCAAAAGCACCCAACAAGTACTCAACGAAGTTGGAATACTCTCTCAAGTCAATCACAAGAACTTGGTTAGACTCTTGGGCTGTTGCGTAGAAGGTGAGCAGCCCTTGATGGTCTATGAGTACATCTCCAATGGCGCTCTCCATGATCTTTTGCATGGAAACTCTTCTACCTTTCTGAATTGGAGAACAAGGCTGAGAATCGCTCTGCAAACTGCTGAAGGATTAGCTTATTTGCATTCTGGAGTATGCACACCCATTTACCACAGAGATGTCAAGTCAACAAATATACTACTAGATGATGAGTTCAACGCTAAAGTTTCAGATTTTGGGCTCTCCAGACTGGCTCGTCCAGGGCTAAGCCATGTGTCAACTTGTGCTCAAGGAACACTAGGGTACCTGGATCCTGAATATTACCGTAATTACCAACTAAATGATAAAAgtgatgtttatagttatggggTTGTGTTGCTTGAGCTTTTAACTTCACAAAAAGCCATTGATTTCTCCAGAGATCAAGATAATGTGAATTTAGCCATTTATGTTAGCCAACAAGCAAAAAATGGTGCAATCATGGAAGTCACCGATCACCGGCTGCTTGGGGAACATCCATCGGAGAATATACTAACAAGCATTAAACTCTTCTCGGAGCTTGCCTTTGCTTGTCTGTGCGAGAGGAAGGCAGATAGGCCCTGCATGAAAGAAGTGGTTCAGCAACTTGAATGCATAGTTGAAATAGTAAATCAAGAGAAAGGTCTTGAAGATGCTCTTTAG
- the LOC110621316 gene encoding threonine dehydratase biosynthetic, chloroplastic: MEALRITSSQAPLLCPHRRYKLTPQTLPVSRRTPIKPFINAVFSKSAADVPPLPTSSPAIPSPTPSSTVSTDRKKVSPNSLRYPPGYLGAVPERTVQDGSNNIINAMEYLTNILSAKVYDVAIESPLQFAPKLSERLGVKVFLKREDLQPVFSFKLRGAYNMMAKLPKEQLERGVICSSAGNHAQGVALAAKKLGCNAVIAMPVTTPEIKWQSVERLGATVILVGDSYDEAQAYAKKRAKEEGRTFIPPFDHPDVIMGQGTVGMEIVRQVQAPIHAIFVPVGGGGLIAGIAAYVKRVNPEVKIIGVEPSDANAMALSLHHGERVILDQVGGFADGVAVKEVGEETFRLCKELVDGVVLVSRDAICASIKDMFEEKRSILEPAGALALAGAEAYCKYYGLKGKNVVAITSGANMNFDKLRVVTELANVGRQQEAVLATVLPEKPGAFKRFCELVGPMNITEFKYRCNSEKEAVVLYSVGLHTVFEIDALQQRMESSQLRTCNLTSSDLVKDHLRYLTGGRLKVSDEVLCRFVFPERPGALMKFLDAFSPRWNISLFHYRGQGETGANVLVGIQVPENEMDEFHSRANSVGYDYVIVTDDINYQLLMH; this comes from the exons ATGGAGGCTCTTCGCATAACGTCATCGCAGGCGCCTCTTCTCTGCCCTCACCGCCGTTACAAATTGACACCACAAACCCTCCCTGTATCCCGCAGGACTCCCATCAAGCCCTTCATTAATGCCGTCTTCTCCAAATCGGCGGCGGATGTCCCTCCATTGCCTACGTCATCGCCTGCAATTCCCTCGCCGACACCATCCTCTACTGTTTCGACTGATAGGAAGAAAGTTTCACCCAATTCTCTCCGATACCCGCCCGGTTACCTCGGGGCCGTACCTGAACGGACGGTTCAGGACGGGAGTAATAACATTATTAACGCCATGGAGTACTTGACGAATATACTTTCGGCTAAGGTTTATGACGTTGCGATTGAATCTCCCTTGCAGTTCGCGCCTAAGCTGTCGGAGAGATTGGGGGTCAAGGTCTTCCTCAAGCGAGAGGACTTGCAGCCG GTTTTCTCATTTAAGCTTCGTGGAGCCTATAATATGATGGCAAAACTTCCTAAGGAACAGTTGGAAAGAGGGGTTATCTGTTCATCTGCTGGAAACCATGCTCAAGGTGTGGCATTAGCTGCCAAGAAACTAGGTTGTAATGCAGTGATTGCTATGCCTGTAACTACTCCAGAGATCAAG TGGCAATCTGTTGAGAGACTGGGTGCAACTGTCATACTAGTGGGGGATTCTTATGATGAGGCACAGGCATATGCTAAAAAAAGGGCCAAAGAGGAGGGTAGAACATTCATACCTCCTTTTGATCACCCAGATGTTATAATGGGACAGGGAACAGTTGGAATGGAAATTGTGCGTCAAGTGCAAGCCCCAATTCATGCAATCTTTGTGCCTGTAGGGGGTGGCGGGCTAATAGCTGGTATTGCAGCATATGTAAAGAGGGTTAATCCTGAG GTAAAGATCATTGGTGTGGAACCCTCTGATGCAAATGCAATGGCATTGTCCCTTCATCATGGTGAAAGAGTGATACTGGACCAGGTTGGAGGTTTTGCAGATGGTGTGGCTGTTAAAGAGGTTGGTGAAGAAACTTTTCGTTTATGCAAGGAATTGGTAGATGGTGTGGTTCTTGTAAGCCGTGATGCTATCTGTGCCTCAATAAAG GATATGTTTGAGGAGAAAAGAAGCATTTTGGAGCCAGCGGGTGCTCTTGCCCTTGCTGGAGCTGAAGCATACTGTAAATATTATGGCCTTAAGGGCAAAAATGTTGTTGCAATAACGAGCGGAGCAAATATGAACTTTGATAAACTGAGGGTTGTGACGGAACTTGCCAATGTTGGTAGACAACAAGAGGCTGTGCTTGCAACTGTTTTGCCAGAGAAGCCTGGGGCGTTCAAACGCTTTTGTGAACTG GTGGGACCTATGAATATCACTGAGTTCAAATACAGATGTAATTCTGAAAAGGAGGCTGTTGTTCTATATAG TGTTGGGCTTCATACAGTTTTTGAAATTGATGCACTTCAGCAGCGGATGGAATCTTCTCAACTGAGAACTTGCAATCTTACATCAAGTGACTTGGTCAAAGATCATTTACGTTATTtg ACGGGTGGCAGACTGAAAGTTTCGGACGAGGTTCTTTGTCGTTTTGTTTTCCCAGAAAGGCCTGGTGCTCTCATGAAATTCTTGGACGCTTTCAGTCCACGTTGGAACATTAGTTTGTTCCATTACCGAGGGCAG GGTGAAACTGGCGCGAATGTGTTGGTTGGAATTCAGGTTCCTGAAAATGAGATGGACGAGTTTCATAGTCGTGCCAACAGTGTTGGATATGATTATGTTATTGTAACTGATGATATTAACTACCAGCTTCTGATGCATTAA
- the LOC110620057 gene encoding GDSL esterase/lipase At5g03820 produces the protein MEFACTKLWGTSLCLLVLVCSVAHADPIVPALIIFGDSVVDVGNNNNLNTIIKANFPPYGRDFVNHRPTGRFCNGKLATDFTAEYLGFTSYPPAYLGQDARGNNLLTGVNFASAASGLYDGTARLYGAIPLTQQLNYYEEYRRNVVNLVGSAKADETFSRGIHLLSAGSSDFIQNYYINPLLNTVYSPDVFSDNLMTYYSTFIQNLYGMGARRIGVTSLPPTGCLPAAITLFGAGSNECVQRLNRDAISFNKKLNSTSKSLANILPGLKLVVFDIYEPLLDMILRPSDNGFSEARRACCGTGMLETSVLCNARSLGTCSNATQFVFWDGFHPSEAANRVLAGDLLAQGLDLIS, from the exons atggaGTTTGCATGTACTAAACTTTGGGGCACAAGCCTTTGTCTTCTTGTTTTGGTATGCTCAGTAGCTCATGCAGATCCTATTGTTCCAGCACTCATCATCTTTGGAGATtctgttgttgatgtgggtaataataataatctgaaTACAATTATCAAGGCAAATTTTCCTCCTTATGGAAGAGACTTTGTTAATCATAGGCCAACTGGAAGATTCTGCAATGGAAAACTAGCTACAGACTTCACTG CTGAGTACCTGGGGTTCACTTCATATCCACCAGCTTACCTTGGCCAAGATGCCAGAGGAAACAATCTCCTGACTGGTGTTAACTTTGCCTCAGCTGCTTCTGGTCTCTATGATGGCACTGCAAGGCTATAT GGTGCCATTCCACTGACCCAGCAGTTGAATTACTACGAGGAGTACCGAAGAAACGTTGTAAACTTGGTAGGAAGCGCCAAGGCAGACGAGACATTCTCTCGTGGTATCCATCTGTTGAGTGCTGGAAGCAGCGACTTTATTCAGAATTACTATATCAATCCTCTTCTTAACACAGTCTACTCTCCAGATGTCTTCTCTGATAATCTCATGACATATTACTCTACTTTCATTCAG AATCTATATGGAATGGGAGCAAGAAGGATTGGAGTGACAAGTTTACCACCAACCGGGTGTTTGCCTGCAGCTATTACCCTCTTTGGTGCAGGAAGCAACGAATGCGTTCAGAGGTTAAACCGCGATGCCATTTCCTTCAACAAGAAGTTAAATAGCACTTCCAAAAGCCTGGCAAACATTCTCCCTGGCCTCAAACTCGTGGTTTTCGATATCTACGAGCCCCTCTTGGATATGATCCTGAGGCCGAGTGACAATG GTTTCTCCGAGGCAAGAAGGGCTTGCTGTGGAACAGGTATGTTAGAGACATCAGTTCTCTGCAATGCAAGGTCTTTGGGCACATGCTCAAATGCTACACAATTCGTGTTTTGGGATGGATTTCATCCTTCTGAAGCTGCTAATAGGGTCTTGGCTGGTGATCTACTCGCACAGGGACTTGATCTCATTTCTTGA